In Palaeococcus ferrophilus DSM 13482, the genomic window ATCTCCTTGAGAACCCAGTCCCTGCAGTAGCTTGGAACCTCGTAGACCTCCTCAAAAGCGGATTTAATCAGCTCGACCTCTTCCCCTGAAAAGCCTATTATGAGTATCATGAGACCACCTCAGCATTTCTCCGCGAGACATGACTTAACCTTTTCGAGGAGCCTCTCCATAACATCCCCCGCACTCCCGCGGAGGACGACGTCCGCCAAGTGCGTAATGCCCGTGTTCTCGGGGTTTACCTCTACGAGCCTGCCGCCCTCGTCCTTCACTATCATGGGAATGTATGCAGCCGGAAATACCTGCGCACTCGTCCCTATGACGAGGCAAACATCGGCCTTCTTTGCGAGGCTGACGGCTCTCCTCCATTCCGATTCCGGCAGGGGCTCACCGAACCACACCACGTCCGGTCTTAAGAGGGCACCACATTCCGGGCACCGTGGAAGGGCTTTTTCCTCTATGAACTCCTCAAGTCTGCCGCTCTCCTTCAGGTTTTCCCTGTAGGAGCAGGAGGAGCATTTGACGCGGTAGATGTTCCCGTGTAGCTCAACAACGGTGTTACCTGCCTCGCGGTGGAGGTCGTCTATGTTCTGGGTTATCACCGCCTTCAGGAGGCCCATCCTCTCCAGTTCCGCAAGGGCAAAATGAGCGCGGTTTGGTTTTGCCTCCATCATCTTCCGCATCCTCATTCGGTAGAAGTCCCATACGAGCTCCGGGTTCCGGGAGAATGCCTGGGGCGTTGCCACTTCCTCTATGCGGTAGTTCTCCCACAGGCCGTTCTTTCCGCGGAAGGTCGGTATACCACTCTCCGCACTAATACCTGCACCTGTGAAGGCTATGAGAAAGCGGGAGCGCGCTATCAACCGTGCGGCTTCCTCTATCATGGCTACCCCCAGGGATTTTATGTCCCCCGGTTTTATAGCTTTGCCTCCGGAAAGCTTAATTATCGGGAACTCCAAGGTTTGGGATAAGGAAGTGACGCAACCTCCGTGAGGGTCTAAAATGAAGTACAGAAGAGGGGCGAGTGCTGAGAGGGAGCTCATAAAGCGGCTTGAGGAGAACGGCTTTGCAGTGGTGCGCTCGGCGGGAAGTAAAAAAGTGGACATCGTGGCCGGCAACGGCAGGAAATACCTCTGCATCGAGGTCAAGAGCACGAAGGGGGACAGGATATACCTGAGCGATGAGGACATCGAAAAGCTGACCTCCTTTGCGGGCCGCTTTGGGGGGGAGGCGTACATAGCGGTGAAGTTCATCGGGGATGGGTGGAGCTTCTTCGAGCCCAAAAGCCTCCCGAAGAGCGGAAAGAACTTCAGGGTGGATAAGAAGCTCGCCAAATACAAGGCGCTCACGTTTGAGGAGGTTATAGGCGTTCAGAAGAGCCTCTTAGAGGTGGTGAAAGGTGAATAAGTGGATAATACCGTTCATAATAGCCATGCTCATTCTCCCTGCGTCATTCTCTACCGGAGAGGCCGTTATCGTTCTCCAGCCGCTCCAGACATCATTCACTGGCGAGCCGGGGGAGAGCGTTGACGTTGCCTTCAACATAACCAACATGGGCAACGAGACCGCCGGGAACGTTCTTGTACTCATAGAGAACCTGCCCGAGGGCGCTACATATACCCAGGCCGTTTTCAAGGACGTCGGTCCCAACGAGACAAGGGAGGGCCACGTTCAGATAATCCTCAACAAGGTTCGCGCCGGAGTTTACAACGTAAACCTCGTGGCGAGGGTCACGGGACAGCCGGGACTGTTCAAGGTGCCCCTCACTCTGAGGGTGAAGACGGTGGTGGACTACTCGCCCGTTATCGAGGTTGAGGACAGGTACCTCTACGGAAGCGACGTGACGGTAAGCTGTGAGGTGCGCTCGAACTCCAACGGGGTGATAAACGGCCTTATTGAGATAGAACTCTACAGGGGGAAGGAGCTCCTCAAAAGGATAGCCGAAAGCACGTACATCGCCCCCTACGACAAGAAGGAGTACCGCATCGTTCTGCCGAAGCCCGACACCGGGAGCTACCTCGTGGTGATGCACACCAAGTTCGGGAGTGAGGAGAAGACGGTGAGTAAGTCCTTCGAGGTTTACAGGAGGAACCTCGCCTATGAGGCCTACTTCGAGAACGGGGTTATAACCGTCAGGGTGTACAACGAAGAGGGCAAGGGGGTTGAGGGAATTCCCGTTAACGTGAACGGAATGGCCCTTAAGACGGACTCCAACGGCCTCGTCATGATCGAGGCAAAGGAACCAGGGAGCTACCGCATAACCATGGACTTCGATGGAAAAACCGTCGAGACCGTTGTGGAGGTAAAGAAGCTCTTTTTGGACTACTCCCTCTCCAACGAGATGCTTGAGGTGTACGTCAGGGACTCGAGCGGGAAGGGGATAGCCAACGTGAGCGTGTCCGCGGAGGGCGTTAAGGGGAGGCTTTACGGTGTCACCGACGAGGATGGAAGCGTCGCTTTCAAGGTCTCGCAGCTCGGCTACGGACCGGTCAGGATAAAAGCCCAGAGCTCACACTTCCTCGGCGATGAAAAAACCCTGAACATCCCGCGCCCCACCACACCGACCCCCACACCAACTCCCACGGTAACCGAGACAGTCACCTCCACACCAACGCCCACCGAGACGCTGAACGTCACAAACACCACGATACCCACGCTCCCCGTGGAGGAGGGAAGAAACTACGGCACGCTGGCCCTGATACTCCTCCTGTCCGCTCTGACCCTGACGGGGAGCTCCTACATGGCCTTCTTCAGGCCGGTTATAATGGAGGAGCAGCTGGACAGGTACTACTTCATAAAAGTGCGGGCGCCGAAGCTGAAGAGTATGAAGGAAGTTAACATCATCAGAGAAGTCAACGCCGTGGATGCCCGCGCCACAAAGGGAAAAGTAACTATAGACGGTAGCAGAATAGTGTGGGAAATCGAGGAGCTGGAGCCGGAAGAGGAAGCCTCCCTCCAGATCCTTCTTTAGATTGACCAGCTCCCCTCTTTTTTCAACACTTCCCGCGCCCTCAGGAGGCCCTGCCTGACACACTCCTCGATGTCATCTCCCCTCACGTATCGAGCAAGGAAGCCACCGGCGAAGGCATCGCCAGCTCCGGTGGGGTCAACTATATCCTCCACGGGCAGGGCAGGGAACTCCCTGAACTCGCCGTCGTAAACGAGCACTCCCCTCTCGCCGCGCGTTATTATGACGGTCTCCGCACCCCATTCCACCATTTTCATGGCGGCACTCCTGATGTCCCTCTCCTCCGTTATCGTAAGCGCCTCCCGCTCGTTGGGGAAGACGGTGTGGGAAAGGGAGATTATCTCCCTCATCAGCGCCTTTTCCGTCCGGTAGGCCTCCATGTAGGTGGGGTTGAAGTCCACGGCAACCCTCTTCCCTTCCAGCCGCTTGAGCACCTTGAGCTGCTCCTCGGGGGGTATGGGGCTTATGTGGAACACCCTCGCATCGAGGTACTCCTCCGGGATGGGTGTCTCTCCCATGAGCCTCGCGACCCCCATGT contains:
- the cobB gene encoding NAD-dependent protein deacetylase; translation: MIEEAARLIARSRFLIAFTGAGISAESGIPTFRGKNGLWENYRIEEVATPQAFSRNPELVWDFYRMRMRKMMEAKPNRAHFALAELERMGLLKAVITQNIDDLHREAGNTVVELHGNIYRVKCSSCSYRENLKESGRLEEFIEEKALPRCPECGALLRPDVVWFGEPLPESEWRRAVSLAKKADVCLVIGTSAQVFPAAYIPMIVKDEGGRLVEVNPENTGITHLADVVLRGSAGDVMERLLEKVKSCLAEKC
- a CDS encoding carbohydrate kinase family protein yields the protein MGSGMELVVLGHISIDHIIFPGGKEILRPGGAAAAVATSAALSGAKVGLVSKVGRDFPTEWMQRLSKLVDTRGVQVLEGKTAHIYMIYREDGSVDAPVDMGVARLMGETPIPEEYLDARVFHISPIPPEEQLKVLKRLEGKRVAVDFNPTYMEAYRTEKALMREIISLSHTVFPNEREALTITEERDIRSAAMKMVEWGAETVIITRGERGVLVYDGEFREFPALPVEDIVDPTGAGDAFAGGFLARYVRGDDIEECVRQGLLRAREVLKKEGSWSI
- a CDS encoding COG1470 family protein, whose translation is MNKWIIPFIIAMLILPASFSTGEAVIVLQPLQTSFTGEPGESVDVAFNITNMGNETAGNVLVLIENLPEGATYTQAVFKDVGPNETREGHVQIILNKVRAGVYNVNLVARVTGQPGLFKVPLTLRVKTVVDYSPVIEVEDRYLYGSDVTVSCEVRSNSNGVINGLIEIELYRGKELLKRIAESTYIAPYDKKEYRIVLPKPDTGSYLVVMHTKFGSEEKTVSKSFEVYRRNLAYEAYFENGVITVRVYNEEGKGVEGIPVNVNGMALKTDSNGLVMIEAKEPGSYRITMDFDGKTVETVVEVKKLFLDYSLSNEMLEVYVRDSSGKGIANVSVSAEGVKGRLYGVTDEDGSVAFKVSQLGYGPVRIKAQSSHFLGDEKTLNIPRPTTPTPTPTPTVTETVTSTPTPTETLNVTNTTIPTLPVEEGRNYGTLALILLLSALTLTGSSYMAFFRPVIMEEQLDRYYFIKVRAPKLKSMKEVNIIREVNAVDARATKGKVTIDGSRIVWEIEELEPEEEASLQILL
- the hjc gene encoding Holliday junction resolvase Hjc; translated protein: MKYRRGASAERELIKRLEENGFAVVRSAGSKKVDIVAGNGRKYLCIEVKSTKGDRIYLSDEDIEKLTSFAGRFGGEAYIAVKFIGDGWSFFEPKSLPKSGKNFRVDKKLAKYKALTFEEVIGVQKSLLEVVKGE